Proteins encoded in a region of the Zea mays cultivar B73 chromosome 2, Zm-B73-REFERENCE-NAM-5.0, whole genome shotgun sequence genome:
- the LOC109944491 gene encoding uncharacterized protein produces the protein MDRDSRCAAWRTASAERPASSAAMAAARRRSRSFTCARSWDTASDSVVGIMNAEPELDVLPDGTQGVAAVAEDDDDEKLSSDQHTLSRRNATEARRRPVCSSTIASSMRPRWKQAWPRTKYLYVPYLHWVPVLGFLERPARTRRLSSEMSKQQKERTGRASGSASSERWRSGEKSLAREIVPRSPEPVDKRDADEDEEVSSPEHDLPRLGM, from the exons ATGGACAGGGACTCGAGGTGCGCCGCATGGCGCACGGCCTCGGCCGAGAGGCCAGCGTCCAGCGCGGCCATGGCAGCCGCTCGGCGCCGGAGCAGGAGCTTCACGTGCGCCAGGAGCTGGGACACGGCCTCCGACTCCGTCGTTGGGATTATGAACGCCGAACCGGAGCTGGATGTCTTGCCGGACGGGACGCAGGGAGTCGCGGCGGTCgcggaggacgacgacgacgagaaactgTCGTCCGACCAGCACACGCTCTCGCGGCGGAACGCCACCGAAGCGAGGCGGCGGCCGGTCTGCAGCAGCACCATAGCGTCCTCGATGAGGCCGAGGTGGAAGCAAGCTTGGCCGAGGACCAAGTACCTGTAC GTCCCGTACCTCCACTGGGTACCGGTGCTCGGGTTCTTGGAGAGGCCGGCAAGGACGCGGCGCTTGAGCTCGGAGATGTCGAAGCAGCAGAAGGAGCGGACGGGGCGAGCGTCAGGTTCCGCGTCGTCGGAGCGGTGGCGGTCGGGCGAGAAGAGTTTGGCGCGGGAGATCGTGCCGAGATCACCGGAGCCAGTGGACAAGAGGGACgccgacgaggacgaggaggtgtCCTCGCCAGAGCACGACTTGCCGCGGCTGGGGATGTAA
- the LOC100280559 gene encoding 40S ribosomal protein S11 — protein MAEQTERAFLKQPKVFLCSKKATKVNKPGKGGNRFWKNIGLGFKTPREAIEGTYIDKKCPFTGTVSIRGRIIAGTCHSAKMNRTIIVRRNYLHFVKKYQRYEKRHSNIPAHISPCFRVKEGDHVIIGQCRPVSKTVRFNVLKVIPAGSKSGAVKKAFTAA, from the exons ATGGCGGAGCAG ACGGAAAGGGCTTTCTTGAAGCAGCCCAAGGTGTTTCTCTG TTCCAAGAAGGCCACCAAGGTAAACAAACCTGGCAAGGGAGGAAACAGATTCTGGAAGAACATTGGCCTTGGTTTCAAGACACCCAGGGAAGCCATTGAAG GAACCTACATTGATAAGAAATGTCCATTCACCGGCACTGTGTCTATCAGGGGTCGCATCATCGCTGGAACATGCCACAGTGCTAAGATGAATAGGACCATCATTGTTCGTAGGAATTATCTTCACTTTGTCAAGAAGTACCAGAG GTATGAGAAGAGACACTCCAACATCCCTGCGCACATTTCACCATGCTTTCGTGTCAAGGAAGGAGATCATGTGATCATTGGCCAGTGCAG gccagtgtCGAAGACTGTAAGGTTCAATGTGCTCAAAGTTATTCCTGCAGGTTCGAAGAGTGGAGCAGTGAAGAAAGCTTTCACTGCCGCTTAA